In a genomic window of Polyangiaceae bacterium:
- a CDS encoding response regulator — MAESDTGGNDQAIGSRAALLFQSDVPIHDASKIDGESRRQSDRDLAGVLHEVSNALTVVLGWIDRARDEIDEAPSVEHALSIAAVRARHARQIVRRAIGADVPDDAPCTAEALLRDASTGCEPEATRAGVKLHMTIDPALGDTQLLGGSIILQILTNLLLNAIAVSPAQGMVFLDVTSDALGQVVFGVADEGPGIPVERRANLLDAGVTTRAGGAGIGLRYAAGLARELGGSLHLVRAEPGARFELRWPKRASLMPTPPRSSRRPGVGLSGKRILVVEDDDAVYDLLDATLGNRGAELMRARTRPEIEAVVASQRFDAVLCDLSPIRDDVVGALGKIREASAHSRVIVISGSSNVVAGLPAEWNVSYVRKPFEIHEVVAEITK, encoded by the coding sequence GTGGCGGAGTCCGACACGGGCGGCAATGACCAGGCGATCGGCTCGCGCGCGGCGCTGCTATTTCAAAGCGACGTACCCATCCACGACGCTTCGAAAATCGATGGGGAATCGCGACGGCAGAGCGACCGCGACCTTGCTGGTGTGCTGCACGAAGTTTCGAACGCGCTCACCGTGGTGCTTGGATGGATCGACCGAGCTCGTGACGAGATCGACGAGGCGCCGTCGGTCGAACATGCGCTCAGCATCGCGGCCGTGCGAGCGCGTCATGCGCGTCAGATCGTTCGACGTGCCATTGGTGCAGACGTTCCCGACGACGCACCGTGTACGGCCGAGGCGCTTTTGCGCGACGCGAGCACGGGATGCGAACCCGAAGCGACGCGAGCAGGTGTAAAGCTGCACATGACGATCGATCCGGCGCTCGGGGATACGCAGCTCCTGGGCGGGTCGATCATCTTGCAAATCCTGACCAACCTGTTGCTCAACGCCATCGCCGTGTCTCCCGCGCAAGGCATGGTTTTTCTCGATGTAACAAGCGACGCGTTGGGACAGGTCGTGTTCGGAGTGGCCGATGAAGGTCCGGGCATACCTGTCGAACGTCGCGCCAACTTGCTCGATGCAGGCGTCACGACGCGCGCTGGTGGAGCGGGCATCGGTTTACGTTACGCAGCGGGGCTTGCGCGCGAGCTTGGGGGTTCGTTGCATTTGGTCAGGGCCGAGCCTGGAGCGCGTTTCGAGCTGCGTTGGCCGAAGCGCGCGAGCTTGATGCCGACGCCACCGCGCTCGAGTCGCCGGCCTGGTGTGGGCTTGTCGGGCAAACGCATCCTCGTCGTCGAAGATGACGATGCGGTCTACGATCTTCTCGACGCAACGCTTGGCAACCGCGGCGCCGAGCTCATGCGCGCACGCACGAGGCCCGAGATCGAAGCGGTTGTCGCGAGCCAACGTTTCGACGCCGTACTATGTGACTTGTCGCCGATTCGCGACGACGTCGTCGGTGCACTTGGAAAAATCCGCGAAGCAAGCGCGCACAGTCGCGTCATCGTCATCTCGGGAAGCTCCAATGTCGTCGCGGGTTTGCCCGCGGAGTGGAACGTGAGCTACGTTCGCAAGCCTTTTGAAATTCATGAGGTTGTGGCAGAAATCACAAAATAG
- a CDS encoding carboxypeptidase regulatory-like domain-containing protein: MKHSLAKVAFHLTALVALSGCVILGGEAESVTNTCASDSDCEGGVCVDISGTPACVTTRADLPGLILEVQPSTEAPYGAGTSFLIPFGGGGLAAKSDSGIVIDQDIVLPQSVVSPIELYIDYDYKGCPLPPSRKLAADFVFFRNSMHDGLPEHEAKAISLETETDSYIVDLPQGVYDMHVIPRAPDGCVSPPPPPTFHRELDVSQGGKLDLHLTAPPHVISGTVGFPKGQDLTGWTIQVVEPKRGKPISATQTLEVEPLNLYASYSLEYFWNGAPDSSPVLRLRPPQGVKAPRLFWETAALSPLNPNAENIEANLVLVDLDAVGRDVDAFVVDTHGLPVVSTITFKSLELSGNASSNAQYNIVVDTDQDGRFSTKLPPGKYKVIAHPTFDTTKAVTTDDWEIKTNDDCICGKGLVIRDKSTISGEVVLPNGVPLVAGAASVYPSRSPARPYLSSHLVADASISQIASASLGPSGNFSLLADPGLVDLLVVPPPGSLYPWLIRSQLDVQPNADGSEMFNLPSLVLAYPAILRGVVRSPDKAIITSGTVRAWMPVTAVGFDSTVVIQIGETMTGADGRFILPLAPSLSK; encoded by the coding sequence ATGAAACATAGCTTGGCAAAAGTAGCTTTCCATCTCACGGCATTGGTTGCACTTTCCGGCTGCGTGATCCTTGGCGGCGAAGCGGAATCCGTAACGAATACGTGCGCTTCGGATTCCGATTGTGAGGGTGGTGTTTGTGTCGACATCAGCGGCACGCCGGCCTGCGTAACCACGCGCGCCGATCTCCCTGGGCTGATTCTGGAAGTCCAGCCTTCGACGGAAGCACCATACGGCGCGGGCACGTCGTTTTTGATCCCATTCGGTGGAGGCGGCCTCGCCGCAAAGTCGGATTCGGGAATCGTCATCGATCAAGACATCGTTCTTCCGCAGTCGGTGGTGTCACCGATCGAGCTCTACATCGATTACGACTACAAGGGTTGCCCCTTGCCTCCCAGCCGCAAGCTCGCCGCTGATTTCGTTTTCTTTCGCAATTCGATGCACGACGGCCTGCCCGAACACGAAGCCAAAGCGATTTCCTTGGAAACGGAAACGGATTCTTACATCGTCGACTTGCCCCAGGGCGTTTACGACATGCACGTGATTCCGCGCGCGCCCGATGGTTGCGTATCCCCGCCTCCGCCGCCGACGTTTCATCGCGAGCTCGACGTTTCTCAAGGTGGCAAGCTCGACTTGCACCTCACGGCGCCGCCACACGTCATCAGCGGTACCGTGGGTTTTCCCAAGGGGCAAGACTTGACCGGTTGGACCATTCAAGTCGTCGAGCCCAAACGGGGCAAGCCCATTTCCGCGACGCAAACCCTCGAAGTCGAGCCGCTCAATTTGTACGCTTCGTACAGCCTCGAATACTTCTGGAATGGCGCCCCCGATTCATCGCCCGTGCTCCGCCTTCGTCCCCCTCAAGGCGTCAAGGCCCCACGGCTCTTTTGGGAAACCGCAGCGCTGAGTCCCCTCAATCCCAACGCCGAAAACATCGAAGCCAACCTCGTGCTCGTCGACCTCGATGCCGTCGGACGCGACGTGGACGCCTTCGTCGTCGATACGCATGGCCTTCCGGTCGTTTCGACCATCACCTTCAAAAGTCTCGAGCTATCCGGCAATGCTTCGAGCAACGCCCAATACAACATCGTCGTCGATACCGATCAGGATGGGAGATTTTCGACGAAATTGCCCCCTGGCAAGTACAAAGTCATCGCTCATCCGACGTTCGACACCACCAAGGCCGTCACCACGGACGATTGGGAAATCAAGACGAACGATGATTGCATCTGCGGCAAAGGCCTCGTCATTCGCGACAAGTCCACCATTTCGGGCGAGGTTGTCTTGCCAAACGGCGTGCCGCTCGTCGCCGGCGCTGCTAGCGTCTACCCGTCGCGCTCACCCGCGCGCCCGTATCTGTCGAGCCACCTCGTGGCCGACGCTTCGATATCCCAAATTGCTTCCGCATCGCTAGGACCTTCGGGAAACTTTTCGCTCCTCGCCGATCCCGGCCTCGTCGACCTGCTCGTCGTCCCGCCACCAGGCTCGCTTTATCCGTGGCTCATCCGCTCGCAGCTCGATGTTCAGCCCAATGCCGACGGCTCCGAAATGTTCAACCTCCCGTCGCTCGTGCTTGCGTATCCCGCCATCCTGCGCGGCGTCGTTCGAAGCCCTGACAAAGCCATCATCACGAGCGGTACCGTACGGGCCTGGATGCCCGTGACTGCGGTCGGTTTCGATAGCACGGTAGTCATACAGATTGGTGAAACGATGACAGGCGCCGATGGCCGCTTCATCTTGCCGCTGGCCCCTTCGCTCTCGAAATGA